The DNA sequence CATCCTTGGTTTTCGCCCACAGCAGGTCGTGGCCGGCATCAAGGATCTTCGCCAACAGCCGGTCCCCAACCCCGTATCCACTAGTAACCCGGTGGTAGACCGCTGTCCCGGGCGGGGAATTCAGCACAAACGACGTGAACTCTTCGAACGTGAACCGTTCGGTGTCAACGTCAGTGAAGCGGAGTCCCGCGCAGATGAGGTCGCGCTCGACAGCACCCCAGAACTTGATCAGGATGCTGTAGAGCGCCCCTATTCCCCCGCGTGGGTTTGATTCCACTCCGTTCGCTCATTCCACATCAACAGCAACTCTTCGGCGGTCCAGGAATCCACCACCGCGAGAGCGTTGTCTGAAGCGACCAACTCGAGCATGTCGAGCACCTGCTCAAACTCGGGCTTGCGGCGCGATTCCCGCATGAACCCGATGGAGGGCTGCCGCTTCTTCGAGATCGCCGCCAACCCCACGGTCACTTCGGAATTCGGCTTGGTGTAGACGAACACCTGCTCGCCCGGGTAATCGGCCGACCAGTCGAAATCAGGCTCCCCCGGCTTCGGCTTCTTCGACTCAGGCTTATCCGCCACCTCGACATCCTCTTCACCGACGCTGGTGTCGACGACCATGACCGGCCCGTCGTAGTCGAGCGGTTCAGCCTTCTTGGCCTTCTTCTTCGGTTCAGCAACCATGGTCACGAGGCGTCCACCACGCCGTCATCGGTCAGCGTGTACGAGTACTTCCCCGCAGTGTCCGGGAAGAACACCACAGTGAGGGTGTGGGCGAGGATCTCGCGGTGATTCGTGGGCTGCGAGTCCTTGTTCTTCACCTGCCCCAGCGGGAACCACTTCTGGATCCGCTTGCCGCCGGGGGCGAACGCATCCCAGCACCACGACTTCATCTCAAACACGTCGGCGGTCTGCGCGATGCTCAACCGGGTGCCGTGCGTGGCGTCAGCCGCGGTGACGGTGACGTTGTTGTCGCCGTAGGACACCTTCGCCACCTCGGGGTTGAGGAACTCCCACAGGGTGAACTGGATCGACAGTCGGAAGCTGTCCTGCGACTCCGCGGCCAGGTCACCGCCCCACGCGTAGTACGGGGTGGTGGGTCGGTCTTCGGTTTCGTTGATGCCAGCGTCGCTGATGAATCCGAGGTTCTTCATCGTGTTCGCAACGTTGGTCAACTGGGTGGGGAGGGTGACGCCCACGGGGCCGGCGTAGAGGCCGCCGATGGCGGGGAGGTTCTTCGGTGAGGGCAGAATGACGTTCTGCACGTTCCCGGTGAATGCCATTTCTGGTTCCTTCCATAAAGAAACCCCCCACCAGGCGGAGGGGGGTTGACGACGGTGTGTGGAGTTACTCGGGGCTGGTCATGACGGTGACCCACCCGGTGATCAGGTATCGGGTCAG is a window from the Mycolicibacterium litorale genome containing:
- a CDS encoding DUF5361 domain-containing protein, with amino-acid sequence MESNPRGGIGALYSILIKFWGAVERDLICAGLRFTDVDTERFTFEEFTSFVLNSPPGTAVYHRVTSGYGVGDRLLAKILDAGHDLLWAKTKDAHQNPPRNRPERTWIPGMEKAAQTEPKQDEMTVGRYLELVAQNEDAA